A stretch of Bradyrhizobium sp. CCBAU 53338 DNA encodes these proteins:
- a CDS encoding AMP-binding protein: protein MSAGLDEKDYLATLHGLWEKAWPKGMPRSPNYLHGEVPLTEYLRAWARQSPTRPAVIFYGHVTTYADLDQQSDRFAALLQAKGVQKGDRVAVFLPNCPQFHIVFFGILKLGAVHVPVSPLSRAFELSYELNDTKAEVIVALDQLIPVVEQVRGEVSLREIIATSFADVVPATPAFPTPDSIRAPRIAVSGATDLLPALAAMPAPSPLPPPALDEVAALNYTGGTTGMPKGCVHTHRDMVYTAAANYGISVLSDESSVFLSFFPEFWIAGENFGLIFPLFSGGTLVLLARWDAVGAMAAIDKYKVTITAMPVDGAVELMDHPRWNEFDLSSLEQVRVVSFVKKLNADYRKRWKDLTGTILMEAAWGMTETHTSNTFTAGFQEDDFDLNNQPIFVGLPVPGAEFKITDFETGALLPLGAEGEIRVRTPSLLKSYWNKPEATTESLIDGWLRTGDIGTIDRDGFLHFLGRRKEMLKVKGMSVFPPEIEALLGQHPKVLGSGVVGRDDPDKGQVPVAYIQLKPEAVGTISAEDLRAWCAERMAVYKVPEVRIIEALPLTATGKVKKQDLNPNQPASV, encoded by the coding sequence ATGAGTGCAGGCCTCGATGAAAAGGACTACCTCGCCACCTTGCACGGTTTGTGGGAGAAGGCCTGGCCCAAGGGCATGCCGCGTTCGCCGAACTATCTGCATGGCGAAGTTCCCCTGACTGAATATCTTCGCGCCTGGGCGAGGCAAAGTCCCACGCGACCTGCGGTGATCTTCTACGGTCACGTCACGACCTATGCCGATCTCGATCAGCAGAGCGACCGCTTTGCGGCGCTGTTGCAGGCGAAGGGGGTGCAGAAGGGCGATCGCGTCGCCGTCTTTCTGCCGAACTGCCCGCAATTCCACATCGTGTTCTTCGGCATATTGAAGCTCGGTGCGGTCCACGTTCCCGTGAGCCCGCTGTCGCGCGCGTTCGAACTGTCCTACGAACTCAACGACACCAAGGCCGAGGTGATAGTGGCATTGGATCAGCTCATCCCCGTCGTCGAGCAGGTCCGAGGTGAGGTGAGCCTGCGCGAGATCATCGCCACCAGCTTCGCCGACGTCGTGCCGGCGACGCCGGCGTTTCCCACGCCGGACTCGATCCGAGCGCCGCGGATCGCGGTTTCAGGAGCAACTGACCTGCTCCCAGCACTTGCCGCAATGCCTGCACCATCGCCGCTGCCGCCGCCCGCCCTCGATGAGGTCGCCGCGCTCAACTACACCGGCGGTACCACCGGCATGCCCAAGGGCTGCGTCCACACCCATCGCGACATGGTCTATACGGCGGCGGCCAATTACGGCATCTCGGTGCTGTCGGACGAAAGCAGCGTCTTCCTGTCGTTCTTTCCGGAGTTCTGGATTGCCGGCGAGAATTTCGGCCTGATCTTCCCGCTGTTCTCCGGCGGGACGCTGGTGCTGCTGGCGCGGTGGGACGCCGTCGGCGCGATGGCGGCGATCGACAAGTACAAGGTCACGATCACCGCGATGCCGGTCGATGGCGCCGTCGAGCTGATGGACCATCCGCGCTGGAACGAGTTCGACCTGTCGTCGCTCGAGCAGGTCCGCGTCGTCTCCTTCGTCAAGAAGCTCAACGCCGACTATCGCAAGCGCTGGAAGGACCTCACCGGTACGATCCTGATGGAAGCGGCCTGGGGCATGACGGAGACCCACACCTCCAACACGTTCACGGCAGGCTTCCAGGAGGACGATTTCGATCTCAACAACCAGCCGATCTTCGTCGGCCTGCCGGTCCCCGGCGCCGAGTTCAAGATCACCGATTTCGAGACCGGCGCGCTGTTGCCGCTCGGCGCGGAAGGCGAAATCCGCGTGCGAACGCCATCGCTGCTCAAGAGCTACTGGAACAAGCCTGAGGCGACCACGGAGTCGCTGATCGACGGCTGGCTCCGTACCGGCGACATCGGCACCATCGACAGGGACGGCTTCCTGCATTTCCTCGGCCGTCGCAAGGAGATGCTGAAGGTCAAGGGCATGAGCGTGTTTCCGCCGGAGATCGAGGCGCTGCTCGGCCAGCATCCGAAAGTGCTGGGTTCGGGCGTCGTCGGACGCGACGATCCCGACAAGGGGCAGGTGCCGGTGGCCTATATCCAGCTCAAACCGGAGGCGGTCGGTACCATTTCGGCGGAAGATCTCCGCGCCTGGTGTGCCGAGCGCATGGCCGTCTACAAGGTCCCGGAAGTCCGCATCATCGAAGCCCTGCCGCTGACGGCCACGGGCAAGGTGAAGAAGCAGGACCTCAACCCGAACCAGCCTGCCTCAGTCTGA
- a CDS encoding aspartate/glutamate racemase family protein, translated as MGPTSDRRARILLINPNSNEATTAMMVAIAKSAAPDDFDIIGATATRAPQMIVTPDALDAAAAEVEEIALAHQMSCEGIIVSAFGDPGLAGIKAAMTLPAVGIGESAMLAAAEGGRRFGVATTTPQLKAKIDALPDALELRSRYTGARFAAGDPQVLMRDPSRLRSALADAVEACIAQDGADAVVIGGGPLGEVARELQSMFTVPVIAPIPSAVARIIRLVRA; from the coding sequence ATGGGGCCGACATCCGATCGCCGCGCGCGCATCCTCCTGATCAATCCGAACAGCAATGAGGCGACCACCGCCATGATGGTCGCCATCGCGAAGTCTGCCGCCCCCGATGATTTCGACATCATCGGCGCCACGGCAACGCGTGCGCCCCAGATGATCGTGACACCCGACGCGCTGGATGCGGCCGCGGCCGAGGTCGAGGAGATCGCGCTGGCGCATCAAATGTCTTGTGAAGGCATCATCGTTTCCGCGTTCGGCGATCCCGGCCTTGCGGGGATCAAGGCGGCGATGACGCTGCCCGCGGTCGGCATCGGAGAGTCTGCGATGCTGGCGGCTGCCGAGGGTGGTCGTCGTTTTGGCGTCGCGACCACGACGCCGCAGCTGAAGGCGAAGATCGACGCGCTGCCGGACGCACTGGAATTGCGGTCCCGCTACACCGGTGCCCGCTTCGCCGCGGGCGATCCGCAAGTCTTGATGCGCGATCCGTCGCGGCTCCGCTCGGCTCTTGCCGATGCAGTCGAGGCCTGCATCGCGCAGGATGGAGCCGATGCCGTCGTCATCGGCGGTGGCCCGCTGGGTGAGGTCGCTCGCGAGCTGCAGTCGATGTTCACCGTGCCTGTCATCGCGCCGATCCCCTCCGCGGTGGCGCGGATCATCCGCCTCGTGAGGGCGTAG
- a CDS encoding methyl-accepting chemotaxis protein: MIFSRISFKLVLIVGISLLGMIALAPIALSTLRSQMIADRQAKTQHMVDVGYGILAHYQKLESDGKLSREQAQAGAMAEIKSLRYDKVEYFWINDMTPRMVMHPIKPELDGKDLAGMKDPSGNALFLGFVDVVKKQGAGFYSYLWPKPGFEQPVGKISYVKGFAPWGWIIGTGIYLDDVDAVFRQDAMTFGLVCLAVLVLVLGASFAIGRSVTRPLAKITDLTERLASGDSAFEVPYTDRRDEVGGLAKALAVFKDNASAVGRMHAEQQETKLRTDDEKRKTMADLAGRFEASVQAVVRDVFNEARAMQQAAQGMSETADKATDRASFVATACQQASNNVQTVASAAGQLSASITEISQRVAQAATVADKAAADGQRTNDTVQGLAAAAHKIGEVIDLINQIASQTNLLALNATIEAARAGEAGKGFAVVASEVKSLASQTAKATDEIGSQITAIQAETNQVVGNIDSIRKTIMEVNEISSSIAAAVEEQGAATQAIAHSVREAASGTDQVSQNISGVTDATAETGQAAGLVLQSSGRLTQKLQSLENEVSAFVAGVRAA, encoded by the coding sequence AATCCTCGCGCATTACCAGAAGCTCGAGAGCGACGGAAAGCTGTCGCGCGAGCAGGCGCAGGCCGGCGCCATGGCGGAGATCAAGAGCCTTCGCTACGACAAGGTCGAGTATTTCTGGATCAACGACATGACCCCCAGGATGGTCATGCACCCGATCAAGCCCGAGCTTGACGGCAAGGATCTTGCCGGGATGAAGGACCCCTCCGGCAACGCGCTGTTCCTCGGCTTCGTCGATGTCGTCAAGAAACAGGGCGCGGGCTTCTACAGCTACCTCTGGCCGAAGCCGGGCTTCGAGCAGCCGGTCGGGAAGATCTCCTATGTGAAGGGCTTTGCGCCCTGGGGCTGGATCATCGGCACCGGCATCTATCTCGACGACGTCGACGCCGTCTTCCGCCAGGATGCGATGACCTTCGGCCTGGTGTGTCTTGCGGTGCTCGTGCTCGTGCTCGGCGCGTCCTTCGCGATCGGTCGCAGCGTGACGCGGCCGCTGGCGAAAATCACGGACCTGACCGAACGCCTCGCCTCCGGCGACAGTGCGTTCGAGGTGCCCTATACCGACCGCAGGGACGAAGTCGGCGGGCTCGCCAAGGCACTGGCCGTGTTCAAGGACAACGCGTCGGCCGTGGGCCGGATGCATGCCGAGCAGCAGGAGACGAAGCTGCGCACCGACGACGAGAAGCGCAAGACGATGGCGGATCTCGCCGGCAGGTTCGAGGCGAGTGTCCAGGCCGTGGTTCGCGACGTCTTCAACGAGGCGCGCGCGATGCAGCAGGCCGCCCAGGGCATGTCGGAGACCGCTGACAAGGCGACCGACCGCGCGAGCTTCGTCGCCACCGCCTGCCAGCAGGCGTCGAACAATGTGCAGACCGTGGCGTCGGCCGCCGGGCAGCTGTCGGCCTCGATCACCGAGATCAGCCAGCGCGTTGCACAGGCGGCAACGGTCGCCGACAAGGCGGCCGCCGACGGCCAGCGCACCAACGACACCGTACAAGGGCTCGCCGCGGCGGCGCACAAGATCGGCGAGGTCATCGATCTCATCAACCAGATCGCCTCACAGACCAATCTGCTCGCGCTCAATGCGACGATCGAGGCGGCGCGCGCCGGCGAGGCCGGCAAGGGCTTTGCCGTGGTCGCGAGCGAGGTGAAATCGCTGGCGAGCCAGACCGCGAAGGCGACCGACGAGATCGGTTCGCAGATCACCGCGATCCAGGCCGAGACCAACCAGGTCGTCGGCAACATCGACAGCATTCGCAAGACCATCATGGAGGTCAACGAGATCTCCTCGTCGATCGCCGCCGCGGTCGAAGAGCAGGGCGCCGCGACGCAAGCGATTGCCCATAGCGTGCGGGAAGCAGCCTCCGGCACGGACCAAGTCTCGCAAAACATTTCCGGCGTCACCGACGCGACAGCCGAGACCGGTCAGGCCGCCGGCCTCGTGCTGCAGTCGAGCGGACGGTTGACCCAGAAGCTGCAATCGCTGGAGAACGAGGTCAGCGCCTTCGTTGCCGGCGTGCGGGCGGCCTAG